The genome window GCCGCCTTCATTTCTTCCTGAAGAGAGAGGCTCGAATTGGCAGCCGCGGTGTAATAGGCCGCCATACGAGGGTTGCTCTGAATCAGCTCGTCAAACTTGGCAAGTGACTCTTCATACAGTCCGACTCGTTGCAGAGCCGTCGCCTTTCCGACCTGCCAATCCTTGTTTTTGGGAGAAAGCACACCCGCCATGCGGTAGGCATCCAGGGCAGAATGATCCTGCCCCAGGTTGAGGTAACAATACCCCAACAGACCAAAAGAATCGCCTTCCTGATTGCCCAGTTCGATGGCCTTGATCAAAAACTCGAGTCCCTTCTCGTAGTTCTGGGTCTGAATATACGCCAGAGCACTGTTTTTATATGCGCGCTGAAAATTGGGAAACTTGCGAATGGCAGCCTCATAGGCACGAATCCCGGCATCGTAATCACCCATCTGCAGGTGGATGTTACCCAGGGTGTAATCGAGCGCCGCACTCGAATCCGGTTTGATCGCACCCCGCATCAGTGCCACTGCACCCTGCATGTTTTCCTGGGATAATAATTCACCCAACTGTTTAAAAGTCTCCGATTCGTCCGACGTGATCTGCGGTTCTTTTTCGGTCAGAACACCATAGCTTCCGAGAAAACGCTTCACAAAATCTGGATTACTCCATGAATTCTGACTCAAGGGAAATACCTGAGCAAACAGCCCAATCGTGGTGAACAGTAAGCTCACTGAAAAGAATAATGCTTTGATTTTCATGCTCCTAAAATAGATTGGATTCATC of Puniceicoccaceae bacterium contains these proteins:
- a CDS encoding tetratricopeptide repeat protein, which codes for MKIKALFFSVSLLFTTIGLFAQVFPLSQNSWSNPDFVKRFLGSYGVLTEKEPQITSDESETFKQLGELLSQENMQGAVALMRGAIKPDSSAALDYTLGNIHLQMGDYDAGIRAYEAAIRKFPNFQRAYKNSALAYIQTQNYEKGLEFLIKAIELGNQEGDSFGLLGYCYLNLGQDHSALDAYRMAGVLSPKNKDWQVGKATALQRVGLYEESLAKFDELIQSNPRMAAYYTAAANSSLSLQEEMKAAKYLELLERRGLADDAARMLLGDIYLNQKLYGLSTDVYARVLEGTAQPDIARLIRYTRGLISMGAVSEASEFLGKIESRSGSLNDAQQLELLNLKSKLAFATGNEASAIASLEQVIELDPTNSEALLLMGEHYFTQLDYEMALFYFERAQKLQDAQVDGLVQAARVKVAQNKFAEAVDLLQRAQGISPQSHVEAYLNAVRNALKTTF